tttttttcttatatttatatataatgatgaatcgtttgaattttttttatcttgttataggaaattgatgaaaaaattttctgtgaccttttttcgacaatttcattaatttgcTCTACAACATATTATCATGGCAGTGGCAATGGTCAGTTTGGATTCAGGTGCCACGAACGGACATTTAGTGGTCGATTCTTTTGTTAgttcgttatcatcatcatcatcaccatcaccatcatcatcgtcgttagCTACAACATCAGTTGACGTAAATACTGCTGccgatgatttattattatctacctcttcatcatcatcaaatgattctCATGATCTCATCATGATggattcaatatcatcatcttgtccacaaacacaaacaacatcGATGTTATTGCTACCACCGttgccaccatcatcatcaccatctttGAATAGTAGTAAAACAACCGCTGATATAATGATCACTtccagtaataataataataatgttcacCACCTCCAATCTATTGTTCAGCGGCGGCAACAACGTCGTCCCAAATTAGACATAACAACagtcaattcatcatcgttattgtCACAAAAAGTTCGACTTTCATTGGATATGAATggaataaatcatcatcactacaatcaccatcataaccatcatcatgcaaGTCCAATGGTAATCACAATGGCCAATGCAGAACATAATAgtcgaaaattgaaaattggaaaatcgGTAAGATTatcgtttcatttgtttttgaaaaatgtttctattgaaaattttgctttaaatttaaaattacaGCAATCCCCATGTTGTAAAACTTGTCGGATACAATTTTGTCGTCAAAATtcgtttcaacaacaacagcagcagcagcagccacaacaacaatcacaattcAAAATGGACATTCTTGAAACTATAGATCCAGATTATAATTCCAATCCATCAAGTGCACCAATATTGAcgggcgatgatgatgaacagtCTTCAAAGAATTCTCTGCTATTGAATTCAGTCAATTCTTGTTGTAATCTTAtgatctcatcatcatcatcatcttgttcaTCTTCGGTATCATCAATGTCACCATCTTCATTTCTTTCAAGTTcctcatcatcgtcatctatGTCATCAATAGTATCgccttcatcattattctgtGGTGGTTCATCCGCATTCAAACGTACCAGACGTAGTCTATTGATGGCGGCAACTGATCCACTGGATAATATggctacatcatcatcatttacttTTGATGAAACGCCCTCAGGCTTCGGTGATGAAGGTGATGGAGGAATTGGCTCCTCATCATCAGTAATGGAAGCAAATGCAACACCTATACTGCCTTTCCTGTATTTGGGTAATGAACGTAATGCCAACGATGTCAAACGTTTAGATGAGCTTTCTATATCATATGTTTTAAATGTAACATCTCaaccatcatcgacaacCACTAATGATCATAGTAAAGTAGCCggaaatgtgaatgaatcattttcttATCAATCTAGtcatgatgattcatcatcacaattccATAGTCAATCTAATCACTgtgatagaaaaaataaaaatatcgataataCCACCAATTATGAAGAACCAGAATGCTATGAATCTGATTCTGCCAAACATTTGCCATCATCCAAAACTATGAATCGTTTTTATAAGTGGCTACCAGCATCAGATAATTATCAACAGAATTTAAAACAATATTTTGAAGAAGCTTTCCAGTTTATCGGTGAGTGTTTTATTCTCTTTTGCTTTTTCTATACATAATGCATTCGAATCGATTCATTGAACCATAATGCTGCAATTGTTGTTTCATATGttgaatcatcaccataaatGCAGAATCTGATCAACCTCTAGCTTTagttagtttttttccatttactCAATTATATGAATCAATCTGTCTCTTTAAATGTGCGCGGCTGTGTGTTCATTTGATGACACAAATCTGATAGAACTACATTCAATAAAACGCGTGACCTTTGAATGACTAACATCATTCATCAGTCATGTCAAGACCGTTTGAAACATCCTCACAGTTAAAAATTGTGTACATTTCGACCGattaattcaatgtttgtggtgatgatgattgactggccactatattttttttgtcttccTGCTTGCTGAAAGTGTTTGAGATCAATAGTTTGCCTTTGCTTACTGTTTCCGCTTCTAGGTCACAAGATGTGCATATTCTATAGCTATTAGGTCATATGACTCACACATTACACCCAGAAAGATCTATATTGAATCTCAGCCGCTTTTTTCAacttcacacacacacacacatgttgGACCAGAAATCTAGGGACCAAAAGCAAGGCAAGCCGCACGTGTGACCAACCATCTAAGGTCCATCTGTCTCTGGCTTCGTTTCGGTATATGCgacatttatgatgatgagtaatAATGTCCCCCTAATATCGGATCCAAGGCCTAGCATGTGCTCTGATTTATTTGGGTTCATAAAATCTTTCAATGAATGCAATTGAATGCACGTTATTTGATCTATTGATGCTCGTTGATCGAGTGTAAAAGtctgtgtgtgagtgtgtgtgtgtgtgtatgtctgtttgttgttggcgGTGATGTTGGTTGCCAAACAACAATCAGAACAATTGTGGTAATGATGACTCATTCAGCGTTTCAATTTATACATAGGCCTCAGGCCTTGGGAAACTTTcccatcatcctcatcatcatcgattgtttcGATATCATTGGGATTTAGCATGACTCATTTTGGATTCGATGTTTGcgtgttgtttgattttaatgTGTACGCTTTGGATTTTCTACCTATTtgtcatcaataaattgattggaaTTCTAACACCTGgccatttgttttatttagtCATCCAGGTGGTAAATTAATGGCATGCTCGTTCGATATTCAATTCGTTAGAAAAagatttcttttgttttacttttgatttttctggTCACCAAACGTGTGTGTGGTTTACGCTACTTGTTTAATGGGTGGacataatgaatcaatcattttttgtatgGCCAatatcattaatgatgatgatgtgtattATGGACAAGAAATAGGCCTATTTGCACCACATTTTCCTTTTCCATAAATTTCGATGCGTGACAGATGTTATTGTCAAAATTATTGGTAACATCTCATTGGATATGATGACCTCTAGTATACCAACACGAATTCTAGTTGGCATCTGTGCCATTCAATAACCCACTTGTCctcttttctttctttctctcttcatAAAAGTCCAAATTATGACTTTTTGACTGGTACttggattttcttttttttaaatagaaTCTGGTTTCTTTCTTCCCTCTTTGGGCAACAGCTTGACATTAGCGGAACACAATGATCTCATTGAAAGTtttaaacaattttattgctttttgcatttgaattttaattatttgaatGGACTTGCTAAGTGTTTGGAGAATTTCCCAAGTGAGCAagccaatcatcattcattgtgaaCAAATAAAAGAGTCAAAGAGTTAAGTGCAagtttgttttgtgtgtgtgcaattTCAGAATTGTTTACATACTGGACAACGGCCTTGCGATGTAAATAATatgacaaattgaatttgctCTTAATCGTGCTCTGggcattttatttcatttgtttgtttgactaATTTGACTTTACCGTTattcattctctctctcttttttcttttcatgaTCACAGATGAAGCCCGACAAAAAGGCCATCGCGTACTGGTACATTGTCAAGCCGGTATTTCTCGTTCAGCTACGATAACTATTGCTTACATTATGCGTCATCTGTACATGACTTTATCCGAAGCATATAGCTATGTTAAATCACGAAGACCCATCATCTCAcccaatttaaattttatggGACAATTGGTCGAATTGGAAGAAATATTACGTactcaacaaaaacaacagcgtGAAATACCAGCTAATGTTTCTACCGATATTGCTGAACTCAACAAAGTTGCAGTATCTGAATCtataaaatcaaacataATGGAATCCGAAGATGCGACATAAATGAACActatttatgatgataattcattaccattatcatccaatGATATGATCTAATCAATCTATcgcttatcatcattaatataaaaaaatcatcgtaCTCATTATCATGAGACATAGCTGTAGCTCAACGTTCTTTTGTTTTACACATCCATATCCATTTAggatttattaaattttatcattttttttctcctatCACTAAacatctttgttttttttcaaaattcaaaataaatttgattgcCATATAGAACTATATAGAGTAATTTTCAGTCACATTTTGATTCATGAAAACATTTCGAACTTACACTTGTATATCTGATatctgacaaaaaaaaataattcagatagccatcattacatttttcatttcaatttaatccATAGACATCtatgtatttgttttttttatctcacTTTATCACTTACACATCACAATCAAATGTATGAttctatttatatttattaaatTAATATTTGTTTCTCCTgtgaatcaacaaaaaaaaacagaaaaattgatttgatgggaattaaaaaatgtttcattctGGAATGTTCTGTCTGtgttaattgtttttttttgttttcaatgttagatgaaaaaagtttgccctgaaaattcaaatggtaGCTCTTTGCTCAGGTAGACGGCAATATTACGAATTCGTGAACTTTCCTGGTCCAAATCCTATGGCGAAATATCATATGAGAACGATTAGGTTGCTATAAATGTTTATCACGAACCTTTAGATGAGCGAATATTAGATAGAAATTTCGAATTTCTTTCGATTTAGCTGAACGAGCCCATTTTAACAAACGGTTAGAGGCATAATCATTGAGATTATGCTCATCGGTATCTGAATTGACCACAATATAGACCAGATTTTCATATGCAGCCAAATTTTGTTCGATAACTCGGCTCCAATTTTCACAATAATGTAACAATACGTGAACCGTTCCAGGAGAATGAGCAACCAATGTATTTTTGAGCTTTACAGAAtcagaaaaatatttcacctgtcacaaaaaaaatgtcagaTTAATTATAAAATCCAATATTCAAAAGATCCAAGTGATGAATAATCATTTCTTACATTGACAAAGCTAGATATCAGATCATCTTTAAGTTCCTTGATGAATTTATAATTAACATTAGGCTTTTCACAATCAAAATCGCAATGGAGTAGAATATTTCGCTGTTCTTTCAAGATATGATCAGCTGCATAAATATCTTTTCGGTATGTGACTTTAAAATAAAGAGAAGGTTCGACTGGTATTAGTTTAGCATCAAATTTGCAATATCGTTTGACTAGATCTAAGCATTCCGTATTATTATCCAGATCATCGGTCGAACATTTCTGATATGCATTGACCAATAAATTATAACGAAAAGCTTGTGGCGTTTCACTCGCCACATATCGAGAACGATCCAGAACTCGATTCAACATGAATGTTTCCTTTTGTGGCTCAATGATTGTCGATGTGAGAGGACAAAATACACCTGCCACACCGTGCTGATAACATTCGCTGACTAAACGATGGAGAACCTGTTCATCTAGGTAAGGTCGCGCTCCATCATGTACGATGATAAAATCGGGTTGTATTCGTTTTGCTTCGATAAAGTCAAGGCCAAATTTAATCGAACGATGACGACTTGAACCACCGGGTACTATATTGAATcgtttttgctgttgtttagCCAACGATAACAGAATCTCTTGCATTTGAGGCATGGAATTCTGTGCTGTCATCACCAAAATGTGATCGATCCATTTTAAccttgaattgaaaaaagtcAGAGATGAAAAGCCAATACCAATGAATGGACGAACTTTAGAAAAGCGGCCACTGTGTGATAGATGAGTGGCTTATTACAGATGACCGTATATTGTTTTTCCgtcgaagatgatgatgttgattttttgttgaaaaatggtGGCAACGATTGTGATCGAGTTCTATTTTTTGTCGATGCTTCATTGGTAATCATCGATGAAGAATTGGAAGCACAAAAACGTTCACTTGAACCGGCTGCCGGTATGATGACcataaatttaaatgaattcacgttgatcaatgatgatgatgccatgTTTAATGCTGACCGTTCTGTGTTCTGTGTATATGCATTGAAGATCAACAACTCTTTGAAGACGATTTAACGCAATGTACATATTTGctgaataatgaatgatggcGATAAAAGATAGCtggcgttttttttctgttcaacaACTTACGAGAGCAATATCGTCATCAAGCCAGAAAATCGtgaattataaataaaacttttatttttattgctaTTCATgtaattattgttgttctATTTTTGGCCTCttatagaaaacaaaatatttccaCAATTCTTGCACAAGATTTTCTAAAACgtgatcatttgattataagtatacaaaaattttaaacagCCCAATGAATCTCCAAACAATCTGCCTTAGTGATCGCTTTATTGTTTAAAGAGGCT
This window of the Dermatophagoides farinae isolate YC_2012a chromosome 3, ASM2471394v1, whole genome shotgun sequence genome carries:
- the LOC124495203 gene encoding uncharacterized protein LOC124495203; this encodes MAVAMVSLDSGATNGHLVVDSFVSSLSSSSSPSPSSSSLATTSVDVNTAADDLLLSTSSSSSNDSHDLIMMDSISSSCPQTQTTSMLLLPPLPPSSSPSLNSSKTTADIMITSSNNNNNVHHLQSIVQRRQQRRPKLDITTVNSSSLLSQKVRLSLDMNGINHHHYNHHHNHHHASPMVITMANAEHNSRKLKIGKSQSPCCKTCRIQFCRQNSFQQQQQQQQPQQQSQFKMDILETIDPDYNSNPSSAPILTGDDDEQSSKNSLLLNSVNSCCNLMISSSSSSCSSSVSSMSPSSFLSSSSSSSSMSSIVSPSSLFCGGSSAFKRTRRSLLMAATDPLDNMATSSSFTFDETPSGFGDEGDGGIGSSSSVMEANATPILPFLYLGNERNANDVKRLDELSISYVLNVTSQPSSTTTNDHSKVAGNVNESFSYQSSHDDSSSQFHSQSNHCDRKNKNIDNTTNYEEPECYESDSAKHLPSSKTMNRFYKWLPASDNYQQNLKQYFEEAFQFIDEARQKGHRVLVHCQAGISRSATITIAYIMRHLYMTLSEAYSYVKSRRPIISPNLNFMGQLVELEEILRTQQKQQREIPANVSTDIAELNKVAVSESIKSNIMESEDAT
- the LOC124495205 gene encoding D-ribitol-5-phosphate cytidylyltransferase → MASSSLINVNSFKFMVIIPAAGSSERFCASNSSSMITNEASTKNRTRSQSLPPFFNKKSTSSSSTEKQYTVICNKPLIYHTVAAFLKLKWIDHILVMTAQNSMPQMQEILLSLAKQQQKRFNIVPGGSSRHRSIKFGLDFIEAKRIQPDFIIVHDGARPYLDEQVLHRLVSECYQHGVAGVFCPLTSTIIEPQKETFMLNRVLDRSRYVASETPQAFRYNLLVNAYQKCSTDDLDNNTECLDLVKRYCKFDAKLIPVEPSLYFKVTYRKDIYAADHILKEQRNILLHCDFDCEKPNVNYKFIKELKDDLISSFVNVKYFSDSVKLKNTLVAHSPGTVHVLLHYCENWSRVIEQNLAAYENLVYIVVNSDTDEHNLNDYASNRLLKWARSAKSKEIRNFYLIFAHLKDLDQESSRIRNIAVYLSKELPFEFSGQTFFI